The genomic region TGTAAATGTGGCGCTGGTGGCTTTCCCCGCACAAAAAAATTACAGCGAAAGCGCAAGCGGACTCTCCTCTACTTCCAATTATCTGTACAATGAATAAGAACCGGCTTTTTATTACCCTCATTGTACTGCTGCTTACTGCGAACGTGGTGCTGCTTGTGTTTGCCTTTGGCGACAGGCGCCACCACCCGCCGCGACACCACGGGCCAAAAGATAAAATTGTGCGCCGCCTGAATTTTGATGAAAAACAGGCCGGACAGTTTGAAATACTCATTCATGAGCACCGCCAGGCGTTGCATGCGCAGGACGATTCTATAATGAACCTGCGCCGCGAATTATACCTGGCACTGAACACACGTGATGCAGTGATGAGCGATTCGCTGCTGAACGAACTGGCAAAGCAGCAAATGCGCATTGAGCGCATTCACTTTCTGCATTTCAAAAGCATTCGCGCATTGTGCAGGCCCGAACAGTTGCCCGCCTTTGATTCGTTCGTACCCGAATTATCGTCGATATTCAACCGCCCCGGCCCGCCACCGCCGCCGCCGCACGAACGATGAAACAAGCAGCACTGCTCATATTCTTTTGCATACTTGCACAAACTGTGCGGGCTGCTGCCACGCTGCTTAATTTTATGCCGGTTTTTGGCAGCGAAAAATTAATACTTGAAAAAACATACTACCACGCCGCCACGCACGACAGCGTACGCATAGATGTGTGCCGGTTTTATGTGTCGCAAATAAAGTTTTTGCGCGATGATAAGGTGACTTTTGATACCGGCAGCAGCGTGTTTCTGATTGATGCCGCCGACAGTGCATCGCAGCAATTACAATTTACTTTGCCCGACAGTGTGACGTGGGATGCCATTACGTTTTGCTTAGGCACCGACAGCATTACAAATACTTCGGGCGCACTGGGCGGATGCCTTGACCCGGCAAACGGCATGTACTGGGCCTGGCAGAGCGGCTACATTAATCTGAAGCTGGAAGGCCGGTCCGCAAACTGCACCACACGAAAAAAGCAGTTTCACTATCACCTGGGCGGCTATACATATCCGTATGCCACCATTAAAGAAGTGTTGTTGCCCTGCGCACAAAGCAGCAACACTACAATTGTGTTTAACGCCGGGCATTTTTTTGAAACTGCCGATGTGAAAAGCAGCCCAACGGTAATGTCGCCCTGCGCGCAGGCAGTGGAGCTGAGTTGGGCGGCAGCGGGCATGTTTACGATAAGGCCATGAGGAGAAGCACGGTTATACTCTGCCTGCTATGCGCAGTGATTGTGGCTTTCCGCAGTTGGGAGCCGGGGCCTGAGTGGCCTGCACACTTTCCGAAGCCGGTGTATGATTTCAGGCACAATGCACTGCGCAGTGAAACCGTGCAGCTTGGCCGTGCGCTGTTTTACGACCCGCTTCTGTCGGCCAGCAATGCGGTGTCATGTGCCTCCTGCCACTCGCAGTACAATGGTTTTGCGCATGCCGACCATGCCCTGAGCCACGGCATTTATGATTCGGTTGGCACACGCAATGCACCTGCGCTGATGAACCTGGCCTGGCAGCGGAGTTTTATGTGGGATGGTGCGGTAAACCATCTCGACGTGCAGGCACTGGCACCCATTACACACCCGAAAGAAATGGGTGAAACGCTGCCGGGTGTAATAAAAAAGCTGAATGCTTCGCCGCTTTATCCCGCCTTGTTTTTTGCAGCTTTCGGCGATTCGGCCATAACCGGCCAGCGCATACTGCTTGCCCTTTCGCAGTTTCAGCTCACACTTATTTCGTCCAATTCGAAATACGACAGTGTGAAAGCCGGCAAAGCGACTTTCAATCCGCAGCAGGCGCGCGGCTATGCGCTGTTTAAAACACATTGCAACACGTGCCACCGCGAGCCGCTTTTTACCACCGGCGCATTCAGCAGCAACGGGCTTCCGGTTGACACCACACTTAACGATTTTGGCCGGGGCGCAATTACGCACCGCAGCAGCGATTCATTGCAATTTAAAATCCCCACACTGCGCAACATCGAGTTTACCTTTCCATACATGCACGACGGGCGATTTACGCGCCTTTCGCAAGTACTTACACATTACACATCGGGCGTCGTTCAGCATAAAAATCTTCCTTCATCACTCCAAAAACCAATAACACTCACACCTGACGAAAAAGTAGATCTCACCGCATTTCTCCTCACCCTTACCGATAAAAAATTCCTTTACAACCCAGCATTTTCCTATCCGAAAGAAATATTCACTTCTCCGCGAAGGATGCCAGAAATTTCATCGTCACAGCAATAAACCAAACCCTGCCACCAATGAAAAGTAAATTCCTTTTTGTTTCGCTTGCCATTACTGCAGTTGCTCAGGCACAAGGGCCCGTAATTACGAGCTGGTTGCAAAACACCACGCTTACGGGCCAGTACTATGTACAGAACAACTCCACACCCATAAACAACAACATTGTAGCCAATGTGCAAAGTGTGCAATATTCCACCAACTGGGTATATGTGAGCACAAACGGCATTCCCGCCTACATTACCGGCCCGTTTCTGGACGGTAATCCGTCGCAGGCAAGCGACCAGAATGCTATTTTCCGCATTCCGCAAAATCCGCAACCCAACACCGGCTCACCGGTGAGCACCACGCCGGGAAATATTGGTGTATTTATTAATGGAGTAGCCTTGTTTGATTACCGCGACGGTGTGTCGTGGCGCAACGCATCGGGCACCGAGCAGGGCGGCCCGATACAAGGCCCGCCGGGCGACGGTGTGTGGAACCGCGATGCCGTGGTGGCCGAACGATCGGGCTTTGACTGTGCAAAAGGGCATCCGGCTATGGGTAACT from Bacteroidota bacterium harbors:
- a CDS encoding periplasmic heavy metal sensor, translated to MNKNRLFITLIVLLLTANVVLLVFAFGDRRHHPPRHHGPKDKIVRRLNFDEKQAGQFEILIHEHRQALHAQDDSIMNLRRELYLALNTRDAVMSDSLLNELAKQQMRIERIHFLHFKSIRALCRPEQLPAFDSFVPELSSIFNRPGPPPPPPHER
- a CDS encoding c-type cytochrome, whose product is MRRSTVILCLLCAVIVAFRSWEPGPEWPAHFPKPVYDFRHNALRSETVQLGRALFYDPLLSASNAVSCASCHSQYNGFAHADHALSHGIYDSVGTRNAPALMNLAWQRSFMWDGAVNHLDVQALAPITHPKEMGETLPGVIKKLNASPLYPALFFAAFGDSAITGQRILLALSQFQLTLISSNSKYDSVKAGKATFNPQQARGYALFKTHCNTCHREPLFTTGAFSSNGLPVDTTLNDFGRGAITHRSSDSLQFKIPTLRNIEFTFPYMHDGRFTRLSQVLTHYTSGVVQHKNLPSSLQKPITLTPDEKVDLTAFLLTLTDKKFLYNPAFSYPKEIFTSPRRMPEISSSQQ